The Glycine max cultivar Williams 82 chromosome 12, Glycine_max_v4.0, whole genome shotgun sequence genome window below encodes:
- the LOC102663439 gene encoding DNA-directed RNA polymerase III subunit rpc3, whose protein sequence is MITQHGKIVAKVCENLFSHGPLTLDQLVRYTDLTKDQVRNSLLVLVQHNCAQALVSAPQDDDDDADRLRVRTQYLVLFDNIIHRLRFPKFLEIVLRKLDEEFVKLLVGLLQDGRLTLKQMVDRESQGKENAVPTKVVRETLCKLLTA, encoded by the exons ATGATTACACAGCACGGCAAGATCGTCGCG AAAGTATGCGAAAACCTATTTAGCCATGGACCCCTCACTTTGGATCAGTTGGTTCGCTACACCGACCTTACTAAGGACCAAGTCAGAAACTCCCTACTTGTCTTAGTTCAACACAATTGTGCCCAAGCACTTGTTTCTGCTCCTCAAGATGATG ATGATGATGCAGACAGACTGAGAGTTAGAACTCAGTACCTGGTGTTGTTTGATAACATAATCCATCGGCTGAGGTTTCCCAAATTCTTGGAGATTGTGTTGCGGAAGCTTGATGAAGAA TTTGTGAAGCTGCTTGTCGGATTGCTTCAGGATGGTAGGCTTACCCTCAAACAAATGGTTGACAGAGAAAGTCAAGGaaaag AAAATGCTGTGCCTACAAAAGTTGTACGAGAGACACTCTGTAAACTTTTGACGGCTTGA
- the LOC100787416 gene encoding squamosa promoter-binding protein 1, protein MEGRRVERKKTLFERVRKNSTVDEEVENEGEEEDESGVNITEEEKKIGVSSGGGRRGSSGGGGGVSPPSCQAERCGADLTDAKRYHRRHKVCEFHSKAPVVVVAGLRQRFCQQCSRFHDLAEFDESKRSCRRRLAGHNERRRKTNPEAANEGNSKGQHPKETTHCRLADERGRIQMNLTGSSEYKSFNIR, encoded by the exons ATGGAAGGTAGGAGAGTGGAGAGGAAGAAAACATTGTTTGAGAGGGTGAGAAAGAATAGCACAGTGGATGAGGAAGTGGAAAATGAAGGGGAGGAGGAGGATGAAAGTGGTGTTAATATTactgaagaagagaagaagatagGGGTTAGTAGTGGTGGTGGGAGAAGAGGGTCAAGTGGGGGTGGTGGAGGGGTTTCTCCACCTTCATGTCAAGCAGAGAGGTGTGGTGCTGATTTAACTGATGCAAAGAGGTACCATCGCCGCCACAAGGTGTGTGAGTTTCATTCCAAGGCACCTGTTGTGGTGGTTGCAGGACTGAGGCAGAGGTTTTGTCAGCAATGTAGCAG GTTCCATGATCTGGCGGAGTTTGACGAATCCAAGAGAAGCTGCCGCAGACGGTTGGCTGGACACAACGAACGGCGCAGGAAAACCAACCCGGAAGCTGCCAATGAGGGCAACAGCAAAGGCCAACACCCTAAGGAAACAACACATTGCAGGCTTGCAGATGAGAGGGGGAGAATTCAGATGAACCTAACAGGGAGTTCTGAATACAAGTCTTTCAACATCAGATGA
- the LOC100787942 gene encoding putative protein phosphatase 2C — protein sequence MTGKEIFHKMKEKVLGSSDPDSGKGKSKMKKHITHGFHLVKGRSGHAMEDYLVAQFKQVDNKELGLFAIFDGHSGHSVPDYLKSHLFDNILKEPNFWTEPAEAVKRAYSITDSTILDKSGELGRGGSTAVTAILINCYKLLVANIGDSRAVLCKNGVAKQLSVDHEPSIESEDIKNRGGFVSNFPGDVPRVDGQLAVSRAFGDKSLKIHLSSEPYVTVEMIEDDAEFLILASDGLWKVMSNQEAVSAIRDVKDARSAAKVLTEEAKNRKSSDDISCVVVKFQ from the exons ATGACGGGCAAAGAAATTTTTCATAAGATGAAG GAAAAAGTTTTGGGATCATCTGATCCCGATTCAGGTAAAGGAAAGAGCAAGATGAAGAAGCACATAACTCATGGCTTTCACTTGGTAAAGGGAAGATCAGGTCATGCCATGGAAGACTATCTTGTTGCTCAATTTAAGCAAGTTGACAACAAAGAGTTGGGTTTATTTGCAATATTTGATGGCCACTCTGGTCACAGTGTACCTGATTACTTGAAGTCTCATTTGTTTGATAATATCTTGAAAGAG CCTAACTTCTGGACAGAACCTGCTGAGGCTGTTAAGAGAGCATATAGTATAACTGATTCTACTATTTTAGACAAATCAGGTGAATTGGGTAGAGGGGGTTCAACTGCGGTTACAGCAATATTGATCAACTGTTACAAGCTACTAGTGGCCAATATTGGGGATTCCCGGGCTGTCTTATGTAAGAATGGCGTAGCCAAACAACTATCGGTGGATCATGAACCAAGCATAGAAAGTGAAGATATAAAAAACAGAGGTGGTTTTGTGTCAAACTTCCCAG GGGATGTGCCACGTGTCGATGGTCAGTTGGCAGTGTCAAGGGCATTTGGTGACAAAAGCCTGAAGATACATTTGAGCTCAGAACCATATGTAACTGTGGAGATGATAGAAGATGATGCAGAGTTTCTTATACTAGCCAGTGATGGGTTATGGAAG GTAATGTCAAATCAAGAAGCAGTTAGTGCTATCAGAGATGTTAAGGATGCTAGATCTGCAGCAAAGGTGCTTACTGAAGAAGCAAAGAACAGGAAAAGCTCAGATGATATCTCTTGCGTTGTTGTGAAATTTCAGTGA